One window of Oscillibacter hominis genomic DNA carries:
- a CDS encoding regulatory protein RecX, whose product MRIERLERSKHKKGRILLFMEGGELLKATEQELLEFDLRPGRELQEEECAALRRAAGVSDTKARAAELIGSRAMSRRDLMRKLQEKGATEAEARYAAEWLEAIGAMDDGAYAAMVVRHYAAMGYGPGRLRDKLYEKGVPRELWDAALEESPPAEEQIDRFLRQKLRGRPVDEKEKKRLCDALVRRGYSWGEVRSAFGRLGAEIEDE is encoded by the coding sequence ATGAGGATTGAGCGGCTGGAGCGGTCCAAGCATAAAAAGGGCCGCATCCTGCTGTTTATGGAGGGCGGCGAGCTGCTGAAGGCCACGGAGCAGGAGCTGCTGGAATTCGACCTGCGCCCGGGCCGGGAGCTTCAGGAGGAGGAGTGCGCGGCACTGCGCCGGGCGGCCGGCGTGTCCGACACAAAGGCCCGTGCCGCCGAGCTCATCGGCAGCCGGGCCATGTCCCGCCGGGACCTGATGCGCAAGCTCCAGGAAAAGGGCGCCACGGAGGCGGAAGCCCGCTATGCCGCCGAGTGGCTGGAGGCCATAGGCGCCATGGACGACGGCGCCTACGCGGCCATGGTCGTGCGCCACTACGCCGCCATGGGGTACGGCCCCGGCCGCCTGCGGGACAAGCTCTATGAAAAGGGCGTGCCCCGTGAGCTGTGGGACGCCGCGCTGGAGGAGTCCCCTCCGGCGGAGGAACAGATCGATCGGTTTTTGCGCCAAAAGCTCCGGGGGCGTCCCGTGGACGAGAAGGAGAAGAAGCGGCTCTGCGACGCCCTGGTGCGCCGGGGCTACTCCTGGGGGGAGGTACGCTCCGCCTTCGGCCGGCTGGGCGCGGAGATAGAGGACGAGTGA